Proteins encoded in a region of the Panicum hallii strain FIL2 chromosome 3, PHallii_v3.1, whole genome shotgun sequence genome:
- the LOC112884715 gene encoding uncharacterized protein LOC112884715 translates to MSIKASNQPLRRSRRRLFPQRSPSRPLLPYQNPSILAAIQERPGPRLSGGWMEFTAMKRRELLDLCRQHGLATRGSKADLAASLAGAISGAAAAESVVEVVVGKGCLKRLGGSTSGGTSGAAKKVRFALDEESEERARRWRSQVILQPVVTKTRGRHKARKIHPAAAVSGRGCRWKRDDVGGDSADKDVIGEVGADAPLTWSTMPAVCLCAHSEAESQNNPAEAEKEGEVFEAAIDRKWKQKTHENAEVIAANAQAAGNRWRKTRGKPKAEEALPDTVVSADAPVTQSRKEAMDLCPESGVECQNNPVEAEEEGLVVGTAIDCRKQKRKRKAQENAKGIAANAQGGVSHGSTRKSSLSTAAVLLSAVVENKRRRKLGNDKDESGDEEQTAQVQDLATVVSPVDIENERSRRNSEDCVPAVQKSGRTTRSHSVAAAAILPIVNGNKVWKAEHVLPDGDLPANSEVPRNDAPVTRSLRNRIVQVYTTVVEETHVGEKLEDKRKRGRPSTRRHQQLVSCCKGRTSCCSL, encoded by the exons ATGTCCATCAAGGCATCGAACCAACCACTGCGTCGCTCCCGGCGGCGTCTATTCCCCCAACGCTCGCCCAGTCGCCCGTTGCTCCCCTACCAAAATCCGTCGATCCTGGCGGCGATTCAAGAGAGACCCGGACCGAGGCTCTCCGGCGGGTGGATGGAGTTCACGGCGATGAAGCGGAGGGAACTGTTGGACCTCTGCCGGCAGCACGGCCTCGCCACCCGCGGCTCCAAAGCCGACCTTGCCGCTAGCCTCGCGGGTGCAATCTCG GGTGCAGCTGCTGCAGAGAGTGTGGTTGAGGTGGTGGTTGGGAAGGGGTGTCTGAAGCGGCTAGGAGGTAGCACTAGTGGTGGTACTTCCGGTGCTGCCAAGAAGGTGCGATTTGCATTGGACGAAGAGTCAGAGGAGAGGGCAAGGAGATGGAGGTCCCAGGTGATCTTGCAGCCGGTTGTTACCAAGACAAGAGGGAGGCACAAAGCCAGGAAGATACATCCTGCTGCAGCAGTGAGCGGAAGAGGTTGCCGGTGGAAGCGTGATGATGTCGGTGGTGATTCTGCTGATAAAGATGTCATAGGAGAGGTGGGAGCAGATGCCCCATTGACGTGGTCCACGATGCCAGCGGTGTGTTTATGTGCTCATAGTGAGGCTGAAAGTCAGAATAATCCTGCTGAGGCTGAGAAAGAAGGGGAGGTGTTCGAAGCAGCTATTGATAGGAAGTGGAAGCAGAAGACCCATGAGAATGCTGAGGTAATTGCTGCCAATGCTCAGGCTGCAGGAAACAGGTGGAGGAAGACAAGGGGTAAGCCCAAGGCTGAAGAGGCACTTCCTGATACAGTGGTGAGTGCAGATGCTCCAGTGACTCAGTCGAGGAAAGAGGCAATGGATCTGTGCCCTGAAAGTGGAGTTGAATGTCAGAATAATCCTGTTGAGGCTGAGGAAGAAGGGCTGGTGGTGGGAACAGCTATTGATTGTAGGAAGCAGAAGCGGAAGCGGAAGGCCCAGGAGAATGCCAAGGGTATTGCTGCCAATGCTCAGGGTGGAGTTTCTCATGGAAGCACGAGGAAGTCAAGCTTGTCTACAGCTGCTGTTCTGTTGTCTGCTGTTGTTGAGAATAAGAGACGGAGGAAATTAGGGAATGATAAGGATGAAAGTGGTGATGAGGAGCAGACTGCTCAAGTTCAAGATTTGGCCACTGTAGTGTCACCAGTTGACATAGAAAATGAAAGAAGTAGGAGGAACAGTGAAGATTGTGTTCCTGCTGTGCAGAAATCTGGCAGGACCACAAGATCACACTCAGTAGCAGCTGCTGCGATATTGCCCATAGTCAATGGAAACAAGGTGTGGAAGGCAGAACATGTGCTCCCAGATGGAGACCTACCTGCAAATTCGGAGGTTCCTCGAAATGATGCTCCTGTTACCAGGTCATTGAGGAACAGAATTGTTCAGGTTTACACCACTGTGGTAGAAGAAACACATGTTGGTGAGAAGCTTGAAGACAAGAGGAAGAGAGGTAGACCGTCTACTCGCAGGCATCAGCAGCTTGTGTCTTGTTGTAAAGGAAGAACAAGTTGCTGCTCCCTGTGA
- the LOC112884717 gene encoding 60S ribosomal protein L3-like: MSHRKFEHPRHGSLGFLPRKRSSRHRGKVKSFPRDDPKKPCHLTAFLGYKAGMTHIVREVEKPGSKLHKKETCEAVTIIETPPLVIVGLVAYVKTPRGLRTLNSVWAQHLSEEVRRRFYKNWCKSKKKAFTKYALKYDSDAGKKEVQLQLEKMKKYASVVRVIAHTQIRKMKGLKQKKAHLMEIQVNGGTIADKVDFGYKFFEKEVPVDAVFQKDEMIDIIGVTKGKGYEGVVTRWGVTRLPRKTHRGLRKVACIGAWHPARVSYTVARAGQNGYHHRTEMNKKVYKIGKAGQESHDASTEFDRTEKDITPMGGFPHYGIVKGDYLMIKGCCVGPKKRVVTLRQSLLKQTSRLALEQINLKFVDTSSKFGHGRFQTTDEKQRFYGKVKAPIKY; encoded by the exons ATGTCGCACCGTAAATTCGAGCACCCACGGCATGGGTCCCTCGGCTTCCTCCCTAGGAAGCGATCCTCCCGCCACCGCGGAAAGG TGAAGTCCTTCCCTAGGGATGACCCAAAGAAGCCCTGCCACCTCACTGCCTTCCTTGGTTACAAGGCTGGCATGACACATATCGTGCGTGAGGTTGAGAAGCCTGGCTCTA AGCTCCACAAGAAGGAAACCTGTGAGGCGGTGACCATCATTGAGACCCCTCCTCTTGTCATTGTTGGACTTGTGGCGTACGTTAAGACCCCACGTGGTCTGCGTACCCTCAACTCTGTCTGGGCCCAGCACCTTAGCGAAGAAGTGAGGAGAAGGTTCTACAAGAACTGGTGCAAGAGCAAGAAGAAGGCCTTCACCAAATACGCCCTCAAATATGACAGTGATGCAGGTAAGAAAGAAGTCCAGTTGCAGCTTGAGAAGATGAAGAAGTATGCTTCAGTTGTCCGTGTTATCGCCCACACTCAG ATTAGAAAGATGAAGGGTTTGAAGCAGAAGAAGGCCCATCTCATGGAGATCCAAGTCAACGGTGGCACGATCGCAGACAAAGTTGACTTTGGCTACAAGTTCTTTGAGAAGGAGGTCCCGGTCGATGCCGTCTTCCAGAAGGATGAAATGATTGACATCATTGGCGTCACCAAGGGTAAGGGGTACGAAGGTGTGGTCACCCGTTGGGGTGTCACCCGCCTTCCCCGCAAGACCCACAGGGGTCTCCGCAAGGTCGCCTGTATCGGTGCTTGGcatcctgctagggtgtcctaCACGGTTGCCCGTGCTGGTCAGAATGGATACCACCACCGGACGGAGATGAACAAGAAGGTTTACAAGATCGGCAAGGCTGGACAGGAAAGCCATGATGCCTCTACTGAGTTTGACAG GACTGAGAAGGACATCACTCCCATGGGCGGCTTCCCCCACTATGGAATTGTCAAGGGCGACTACCTGATGATCAAGGGGTGCTGCGTTGGCCCCAAGAAGAGGGTGGTGACACTCCGCCAGTCCCTGCTGAAGCAGACTTCACGGCTGGCGCTGGAGCAGATCAACCTCAAGTTCGTTGACACCTCGTCCAAGTTCGGGCATGGGCGCTTCCAAACCACTGACGAGAAGCAGAGGTTCTACGGCAAGGTTAAGGCACCTATCAAGTACTGA